The following coding sequences are from one Xiphias gladius isolate SHS-SW01 ecotype Sanya breed wild chromosome 14, ASM1685928v1, whole genome shotgun sequence window:
- the paxip1 gene encoding PAX-interacting protein 1 isoform X2 encodes MSKEENAMSHELFKDVKFYVVGDIDQMVVQLLKAGKGKEVSYNALATHIIAEDGDNPEVGESREVFDLPVVKPSWVILSVRCGDLLPVTGFSPESGQIFFGVTACLPRLPNDLNTLWAYITFYGGECQLNLNKKVTHLVVKEPKGAKFECALKHPGIKIVTPDWITDSVKDKSRKDEALYHPRLTYVEPEEEDESEPESYDQHSHSDGSYSPRRSQLSSGGSSGEESSPRRRPGPKKLNSVSPTSPRKPERRSERMFDDSDDDSSTEKEGTNLNWTPAEVVTPKPPILTGTARRRGGPPGNKDPVSTTGGGLINLCATVPPVPGSGGAMPAEARSAAAAISHSTQQGVSVPEGIPGWSPAARTLRNITNNSDIQPANRPANVAHIIQNLTANQTKPLEQQPNQSHTPTPNSTNPLLFSQAKLAGQPLTAEQQQQLLQQQQSHQAAQQQHQQLPQQPQHPMMHLQQQQQHQMMQLHHQHQQQSQVALQQGFPQLPQQQQQFLQQQQQMHQQMFSQQQQQQQQQQQQQQQQQQQQQQQHVFSQQLRPQQLLRPGLQQLQQQQALQQQLQQFQQQQRMQMLQQQQNQQQNQQQNQQQLLQQQQQQQQQQQQQQHFLQQQHMQQIQQQHLQNQQQQALQHQNQQALQQQTTLQPQLQQPSHISQLFGHEPGQEIPQDGFLLGCVFAIADYPEQMADKQLLATWKRVIQACGGAVDPTLTSRCTHLLCESQVSNMYVQALREGKRCVTAHWLNTVLKRKRMVPPHRTLHLPFAFPPGAKPCSQHIISVTGFVDADRDDLKLMAYLAGARYTGYLCRSNTVLICKEPSGLKYEKAKEWKIPCVNAQWLCDILLGNFEALRQIQHSRYSIYTHPEPLVPNPQLVQNLLAAWRTSIKVSPEALASLQLLQKQKITDSTNQPANKKARLEEIQSPSKKLPPESTPRVMFTGFEPAQVQQYTKRLHALGGEVADSNLKVSHLVASKVTRTVKFLTAMSVVKHIVSPEWLEESWRSQKFVDEQSHTLRDAEAEVLFGFSLEESLKRAHSAPLFKGKYFYLTPGICPSLSTMKSILESAGGKLLAKQPSYRKIMEHKQNKNLPEIILISCDNDLHLCREYFLKNIDVHNAEFILTGVLTQKLDYDSYKFT; translated from the exons ATGTCTAAAGAGGAAAATGCGATGTCCCACGAACTTTTCAAAGATGTCAAATTCTACGTTGTGGGGGACATTGACCAAATG GTGGTGCAGCTGCTGAAAGCAGGAAAAGGGAAGGAGGTGTCCTACAATGCTCTGGCCACTCACATCATTGCAGAGGATGGGGACAATCCCGAGGTGGGCGAGTCCAGAGAGGTTTTTGACCTGCCTGTTGTCAAG CCATCCTGGGTGATCCTCTCTGTCCGATGTGGAGACCTGTTACC AGTTACTGGATTCTCCCCAGAATCAGGACAGATATTCTTCGGTGTGACGGCTTGTCTTCCCagg CTTCCAAATGATCTCAACACATTGTGGGCTTACATTACCTTTTATGGAGGAGAATGTCAGCTTAACCTCAACAAGAAGGTCACCCACTTAGTGGTGAAGGAACCAAAGGGG GCCAAGTTTGAGTGTGCCCTGAAACACCCTGGCATCAAGATCGTCACCCCGGACTGGATAACAGATTCTGTTAAAG acaaaagCAGGAAGGATGAGGCGCTCTATCACCCCAGGCTCACGTATGTGGAGCCTGAGGAAGAGGACGAGAGTGAACCGGAGTCATATGACCAGCACTCCCATTCAGATGGAAGCTACAGCCCCCGACGATCGCAGCTGTCCAGCGGTGGCTCGTCTGGCGAGGAGTCCAGCCCCCGCAGACGACCAGGACCTAAAAAACTGAATTCTGTCTCTCCGACATCCCCCCGCAAACCTGAGCGCCGCAGCGAGCGCATGTTCGACGACTCTGACGATGACTCCTCCACAGAGAAGGAGGGCACCAACCTCAACTGGACACCGGCTGAAGTCGTTACACCGAAACCCCCTATTCTGACCGGCACAGCCAGACGGCGGGGCGGGCCGCCTGGCAACAAAGATCCAGTTTCAACTACAGGCGGGGGGCTGATCAACCTGTGTGCCACTGTGCCTCCTGTACCTGGTAGTGGAGGAGCCATGCCTGCAGAGGCTcgctcagctgctgctgccatcaGTCACAGCACACAGCAGG GTGTATCAGTTCCAGAGGGCATCCCCGGATGGAGTCCAGCTGCTAGAACCCTCCGCAACATTACTAACAACTCTGACATACAGCCAGCCAATCGACCTGCCAACGTAGCACAT ATCATCCAGAATCTGACAGCCAATCAAACAAAGCCACTGGAGCAGCAGCCCAATCAGAGCCATACTCCAACCCCCAACAGTACCAACCCTCTTCTGTTCAGTCAGGCCAAACTGGCTGGCCAACCCctcacagcagagcagcaacaaCAGTTACTGCAACAGCAACAGTCACACCAGGCTGCCCAGCAACAGCATCAGCAGTTGCCACAGCAACCGCAGCATCCCATGATgcatct gcagcagcagcagcagcatcagatGATGCAGCTACATCACCAACATCAACAGCAGTCACAGGTTGCACTACAACAAGGGTTCCCACAGTTAccccaacagcagcaacagtttctgcaacaacagcagcaaatgcACCAACAGATGTTttcgcagcagcagcagcagcagcagcagcagcagcagcagcagcagcagcagcagcagcagcagcagcagcagcatgtgttCTCCCAGCAGCTGCGGCCCCAGCAGCTCCTACGGCCTGGtttacagcagctgcagcagcaacaagCTCTGCAGCAACAGCTCCAACAGTTCCAACAGCAGCAACGTATGCAGATGttacagcaacagcagaatCAACAGCAGAATCAACAGCAGAatcaacagcagctgctgcagcagcagcagcagcagcagcagcagcagcagcagcagcagcatttccTACAACAGCAACACATGCAGCAGATACAGCAACAGCACCTgcaaaatcagcagcagcaggcgcTGCAGCATCAGAACCAGCAGGCCCTGCAGCAGCAGACGACGCTGCAGCCTCAGCTCCAGCAGCCTTCTCACATCTCCCAGCTGTTTGGACATGAGCCCGGACAAGAAA TTCCACAGGATGGCTTCCTGCTAGGCTGTGTGTTTGCTATTGCTGACTACCCAGAACAGATGGCTGACAAACAACTCCTGGCCACATGGAAGAGG GTGATCCAGGCGTGTGGAGGTGCTGTTGACCCCACCCTGACCAGCCGCTGCACACACCTGCTGTGTGAGAGCCAAGTCAGCAACATGTATGTACAG GCACTCAGAGAGGGGAAGCGCTGTGTAACAGCCCACTGGCTAAACACTGtactgaagaggaagaggatggtTCCTCCTCATCGGACATTACATCTGCCCTTCGCCTTCCCTCCTGGAGCCAAACCCTGCTCTCAGCAC ATTATATCAGTGACGGGTTTTGTGGATGCTGACAGAGATGACCTAAAGTTGATGGCCTACCTAGCTGGTGCCAGATACACCGGATATCTGTGTCGCAGTAATACAGTCCTAATCTGTAAAGA GCCTAGTGGGCTTAAATATGAAAAGGCCAAGGAGTGGAAGATCCCTTGTGTGAATGCCCAGTGGTTGTGTGATATACTGCTGGGCAACTTTGAAGCGCTGAGACAGATTCAGCACAGCAGATACTCCATCTACACACACCCTGAACCACTGGTGCCTAACCCACAGCTGGTCCAGAACCTGCTTG CTGCTTGGAGAACGTCGATCAAAGTATCCCCTGAAGCTTTGGCT agcctccagctgctccagaAGCAGAAGATCACGGACTCCACCAACCAGCCTGCAAACAAGAAGGCCAG actggAGGAGATCCAGTCCCCCAGTAAGAAGCTTCCTCCAGAGTCTACTCCTCGAGTCATGTTCACAGGCTTTGAGCCTGCACAAGTACAGCAGTACACAAAG AGGTTACATGCTTTAGGTGGTGAAGTAGCAGACAGCAATCTGAAGGTTTCTCACCTGGTAGCCAGTAAGGTGACTCGAACTGTCAAGTTCCTCACAGCCATGTCTGTGGTCAAACACATCGTCAGCCCAGAGTGGCTggaggagagctggaggagcCAGAAGtttgtgg ATGAGCAGAGTCACACTCTGAGGGATGCAGAGGCTGAGGTGTTGTTTGGCTTCAGTCTGGAAGAATCACTAAAGAGAGCCCACAGTGCACCACTCTTCAAG GGGAAGTACTTTTACCTCACCCCAGGGATCTGCCCCAGCCTCAGCACCATGAAATCCATCCTGGAGAGTGCTGGAGGAAAGCTGCTGGCCAAACAGCCCTCCTACAGAAAGATCATGGAGCACAAACAGAACAAG AACCTTCCAGAAATCATCTTAATTTCCTGTGACAATGACCTCCATCTCTGTAGAGAATACTTCTTGAAAAACATTG ATGTACACAACGCTGAGTTCATCCTGACAGGAGTTCTCACCCAGAAATTGGACTATGACTC
- the paxip1 gene encoding PAX-interacting protein 1 isoform X1, whose amino-acid sequence MSKEENAMSHELFKDVKFYVVGDIDQMVVQLLKAGKGKEVSYNALATHIIAEDGDNPEVGESREVFDLPVVKPSWVILSVRCGDLLPVTGFSPESGQIFFGVTACLPRLPNDLNTLWAYITFYGGECQLNLNKKVTHLVVKEPKGAKFECALKHPGIKIVTPDWITDSVKDKSRKDEALYHPRLTYVEPEEEDESEPESYDQHSHSDGSYSPRRSQLSSGGSSGEESSPRRRPGPKKLNSVSPTSPRKPERRSERMFDDSDDDSSTEKEGTNLNWTPAEVVTPKPPILTGTARRRGGPPGNKDPVSTTGGGLINLCATVPPVPGSGGAMPAEARSAAAAISHSTQQGVSVPEGIPGWSPAARTLRNITNNSDIQPANRPANVAHIIQNLTANQTKPLEQQPNQSHTPTPNSTNPLLFSQAKLAGQPLTAEQQQQLLQQQQSHQAAQQQHQQLPQQPQHPMMHLQQQQQQQQQQQQQQQQHQMMQLHHQHQQQSQVALQQGFPQLPQQQQQFLQQQQQMHQQMFSQQQQQQQQQQQQQQQQQQQQQQQHVFSQQLRPQQLLRPGLQQLQQQQALQQQLQQFQQQQRMQMLQQQQNQQQNQQQNQQQLLQQQQQQQQQQQQQQHFLQQQHMQQIQQQHLQNQQQQALQHQNQQALQQQTTLQPQLQQPSHISQLFGHEPGQEIPQDGFLLGCVFAIADYPEQMADKQLLATWKRVIQACGGAVDPTLTSRCTHLLCESQVSNMYVQALREGKRCVTAHWLNTVLKRKRMVPPHRTLHLPFAFPPGAKPCSQHIISVTGFVDADRDDLKLMAYLAGARYTGYLCRSNTVLICKEPSGLKYEKAKEWKIPCVNAQWLCDILLGNFEALRQIQHSRYSIYTHPEPLVPNPQLVQNLLAAWRTSIKVSPEALASLQLLQKQKITDSTNQPANKKARLEEIQSPSKKLPPESTPRVMFTGFEPAQVQQYTKRLHALGGEVADSNLKVSHLVASKVTRTVKFLTAMSVVKHIVSPEWLEESWRSQKFVDEQSHTLRDAEAEVLFGFSLEESLKRAHSAPLFKGKYFYLTPGICPSLSTMKSILESAGGKLLAKQPSYRKIMEHKQNKNLPEIILISCDNDLHLCREYFLKNIDVHNAEFILTGVLTQKLDYDSYKFT is encoded by the exons ATGTCTAAAGAGGAAAATGCGATGTCCCACGAACTTTTCAAAGATGTCAAATTCTACGTTGTGGGGGACATTGACCAAATG GTGGTGCAGCTGCTGAAAGCAGGAAAAGGGAAGGAGGTGTCCTACAATGCTCTGGCCACTCACATCATTGCAGAGGATGGGGACAATCCCGAGGTGGGCGAGTCCAGAGAGGTTTTTGACCTGCCTGTTGTCAAG CCATCCTGGGTGATCCTCTCTGTCCGATGTGGAGACCTGTTACC AGTTACTGGATTCTCCCCAGAATCAGGACAGATATTCTTCGGTGTGACGGCTTGTCTTCCCagg CTTCCAAATGATCTCAACACATTGTGGGCTTACATTACCTTTTATGGAGGAGAATGTCAGCTTAACCTCAACAAGAAGGTCACCCACTTAGTGGTGAAGGAACCAAAGGGG GCCAAGTTTGAGTGTGCCCTGAAACACCCTGGCATCAAGATCGTCACCCCGGACTGGATAACAGATTCTGTTAAAG acaaaagCAGGAAGGATGAGGCGCTCTATCACCCCAGGCTCACGTATGTGGAGCCTGAGGAAGAGGACGAGAGTGAACCGGAGTCATATGACCAGCACTCCCATTCAGATGGAAGCTACAGCCCCCGACGATCGCAGCTGTCCAGCGGTGGCTCGTCTGGCGAGGAGTCCAGCCCCCGCAGACGACCAGGACCTAAAAAACTGAATTCTGTCTCTCCGACATCCCCCCGCAAACCTGAGCGCCGCAGCGAGCGCATGTTCGACGACTCTGACGATGACTCCTCCACAGAGAAGGAGGGCACCAACCTCAACTGGACACCGGCTGAAGTCGTTACACCGAAACCCCCTATTCTGACCGGCACAGCCAGACGGCGGGGCGGGCCGCCTGGCAACAAAGATCCAGTTTCAACTACAGGCGGGGGGCTGATCAACCTGTGTGCCACTGTGCCTCCTGTACCTGGTAGTGGAGGAGCCATGCCTGCAGAGGCTcgctcagctgctgctgccatcaGTCACAGCACACAGCAGG GTGTATCAGTTCCAGAGGGCATCCCCGGATGGAGTCCAGCTGCTAGAACCCTCCGCAACATTACTAACAACTCTGACATACAGCCAGCCAATCGACCTGCCAACGTAGCACAT ATCATCCAGAATCTGACAGCCAATCAAACAAAGCCACTGGAGCAGCAGCCCAATCAGAGCCATACTCCAACCCCCAACAGTACCAACCCTCTTCTGTTCAGTCAGGCCAAACTGGCTGGCCAACCCctcacagcagagcagcaacaaCAGTTACTGCAACAGCAACAGTCACACCAGGCTGCCCAGCAACAGCATCAGCAGTTGCCACAGCAACCGCAGCATCCCATGATgcatctgcagcagcagcagcagcagcagcagcagcagcagcagcagcagcagcagcatcagatGATGCAGCTACATCACCAACATCAACAGCAGTCACAGGTTGCACTACAACAAGGGTTCCCACAGTTAccccaacagcagcaacagtttctgcaacaacagcagcaaatgcACCAACAGATGTTttcgcagcagcagcagcagcagcagcagcagcagcagcagcagcagcagcagcagcagcagcagcagcagcagcatgtgttCTCCCAGCAGCTGCGGCCCCAGCAGCTCCTACGGCCTGGtttacagcagctgcagcagcaacaagCTCTGCAGCAACAGCTCCAACAGTTCCAACAGCAGCAACGTATGCAGATGttacagcaacagcagaatCAACAGCAGAATCAACAGCAGAatcaacagcagctgctgcagcagcagcagcagcagcagcagcagcagcagcagcagcagcatttccTACAACAGCAACACATGCAGCAGATACAGCAACAGCACCTgcaaaatcagcagcagcaggcgcTGCAGCATCAGAACCAGCAGGCCCTGCAGCAGCAGACGACGCTGCAGCCTCAGCTCCAGCAGCCTTCTCACATCTCCCAGCTGTTTGGACATGAGCCCGGACAAGAAA TTCCACAGGATGGCTTCCTGCTAGGCTGTGTGTTTGCTATTGCTGACTACCCAGAACAGATGGCTGACAAACAACTCCTGGCCACATGGAAGAGG GTGATCCAGGCGTGTGGAGGTGCTGTTGACCCCACCCTGACCAGCCGCTGCACACACCTGCTGTGTGAGAGCCAAGTCAGCAACATGTATGTACAG GCACTCAGAGAGGGGAAGCGCTGTGTAACAGCCCACTGGCTAAACACTGtactgaagaggaagaggatggtTCCTCCTCATCGGACATTACATCTGCCCTTCGCCTTCCCTCCTGGAGCCAAACCCTGCTCTCAGCAC ATTATATCAGTGACGGGTTTTGTGGATGCTGACAGAGATGACCTAAAGTTGATGGCCTACCTAGCTGGTGCCAGATACACCGGATATCTGTGTCGCAGTAATACAGTCCTAATCTGTAAAGA GCCTAGTGGGCTTAAATATGAAAAGGCCAAGGAGTGGAAGATCCCTTGTGTGAATGCCCAGTGGTTGTGTGATATACTGCTGGGCAACTTTGAAGCGCTGAGACAGATTCAGCACAGCAGATACTCCATCTACACACACCCTGAACCACTGGTGCCTAACCCACAGCTGGTCCAGAACCTGCTTG CTGCTTGGAGAACGTCGATCAAAGTATCCCCTGAAGCTTTGGCT agcctccagctgctccagaAGCAGAAGATCACGGACTCCACCAACCAGCCTGCAAACAAGAAGGCCAG actggAGGAGATCCAGTCCCCCAGTAAGAAGCTTCCTCCAGAGTCTACTCCTCGAGTCATGTTCACAGGCTTTGAGCCTGCACAAGTACAGCAGTACACAAAG AGGTTACATGCTTTAGGTGGTGAAGTAGCAGACAGCAATCTGAAGGTTTCTCACCTGGTAGCCAGTAAGGTGACTCGAACTGTCAAGTTCCTCACAGCCATGTCTGTGGTCAAACACATCGTCAGCCCAGAGTGGCTggaggagagctggaggagcCAGAAGtttgtgg ATGAGCAGAGTCACACTCTGAGGGATGCAGAGGCTGAGGTGTTGTTTGGCTTCAGTCTGGAAGAATCACTAAAGAGAGCCCACAGTGCACCACTCTTCAAG GGGAAGTACTTTTACCTCACCCCAGGGATCTGCCCCAGCCTCAGCACCATGAAATCCATCCTGGAGAGTGCTGGAGGAAAGCTGCTGGCCAAACAGCCCTCCTACAGAAAGATCATGGAGCACAAACAGAACAAG AACCTTCCAGAAATCATCTTAATTTCCTGTGACAATGACCTCCATCTCTGTAGAGAATACTTCTTGAAAAACATTG ATGTACACAACGCTGAGTTCATCCTGACAGGAGTTCTCACCCAGAAATTGGACTATGACTC